A section of the Streptomyces sp. V3I8 genome encodes:
- a CDS encoding non-ribosomal peptide synthetase, with protein sequence MSSSSTPGPLLAEAVLDRARRTPDAPAVADGDRTLSYAELDRASLRVARGLRAGGVGAGQAVAVRLPRSWQLVCVMLGIRRAGATVVPLDAQSPAERRRHILDDSSAVALVQDGTGGASGAGGTGRTDSARPGSRPDAGASPGADRVLPLDVADLLGADPLGADPLATGLPDTDTAPFDEATPATDAATSFLFYTSGTTGRPKGVEVKDAGIMRLADPGFLSPAVGARYASVSNPAFDALSYEVWVPLLTGGTCVVLSDEQVQSPDLFADVLRRERIDALFVTTALFNAVTDTAPHCFDSVGQVLIGGEQLNAARIKHWYADNPGSATRLVNVYGPTESATFALYHPVPRAFDGDTVPVGRPLPGTDAVLVADGSRAADADEVGELHLSGAGLAAGYRNLPEETARRFVTLPWHDAGRTLWYRTGDLARHDATGLLTFVGRADRQVKVRGFRIEPGEVEQQLAAHPAVRQARVCTRHDVDGAHELLAYLVLGSGLAYDAYERHLAATLPPYMRPHRTHLVDALPRNANGKVDDAALLGSAAPAWRPSPGTAVAVTDAQREVLEMAGSVLGVSGLRPDDRWIPHGGDSLKALRLRFLVRRRWNVEVPQTVVLREDFATLTEAVTSGASPSGACGPQQSPPHPPVPVPSGDRLAPATSEQQRLWLLHQSDPHSRAYDVPLAFRLEGTVDEDALRAALARLVVEHPALRTAFRSTPEGLVQQIGDPFDPWEPAGVLDGEDWEPAARRFFAAPFDLAAARMLRAGLLHTGGGAVLLLHLHHIAVDGWSLNVLFHDLTVFAAHTADTTDVSGVTDTAGPGQEEGSRRTPVDFARWQRRWHAEPSYQEQRSALHRHYAALDPSPTRTAATETATATGTADVADSGARLLTASLDADRRDRLDRLGAELGLTRFQLLLAAFSLTLYGVTGQTRPLVASPVSGRPVDEFASTVGMFANTVLLPLRIEPDVGVRRQLGRQASEVQRILDRQDVTLTDVLTDHDFGGAPLFDFMFVLENTDFGALSLPGCRVRPLWPRPAGTKCALTLSVVERDTGFDCLWEYAAGRFDAELVASAHQLFQRAVDLLTTGAGSGDGENGDGRNGEDGSTPAALVAPYRRTLPDPGRGSPSAPAYTTVAEGFARQVRRTPHAPALTTGDRTLTYAQLDDRARALAAELSARHPVPSDPAAPARVALHLPPSAEHVVALLAAAQLNLTVVPLDPAYPPALLRRVLGDAAPLCVLTAPGTAADVDAIAPPELPRHVIDLTATATAAPPPPPHAGLRPLYTLFTSGSTGTPKGVDVPDLTLCNLLDWQTGEGGLGGAAVTQQFSMLSFDVSFQEIFGTLCSGGHLRLVRPDWRQDLPALLDQLEDAGIERLFLPFVALQLLAEHAVHLGRFPSRLREVVTAGEQLVCTDAIRRWFAGLTDARLFNHYGPTETHVVSGLCLDGDPMRWPTRPAIGRPVAGAVLRVVDDSGAPLPPGAVGHLLIGGPMAAPCYLNDTGLNRTRFTELPDGQGTFYRSGDLAHFDAGGLLHYDGRDDDQIKISGHRLELGQLEAALLGHPAVVGALVARDGDSLVALLQCRGDDPDLRDLTVHLAGQLPPHARIRSFRRVEALPRTPSGKLDRRAVTTQGRELRGPGGTEPAASAQETRLCELFAAVTGKRVLPDQRFSDAGAGSLDLMRFQLRCGVELGLSFTVADLFEHVTVRSLSTFLGSSSGPAQVAAQSPGGRETAADEPVAVIGMAVRLPGAPDLASFWRMVETGGRGIEHFPAPEGRVGARSQLDGPLSFDPGHFGISPQEARLMDPQQRHLLMSCVEALAHAGIADPAGGRVGLIAGCGENTYFQSMLREADPAALPDGFRLALHHDKDFLATKAAYHLGLTGPAFTVQAACASSLVGVHVAAGLLRQGEADVMLAGGVLVDTLLTDGYTYRPQHIFSPDGHCRPFSDDAAGTVGASGVGVVVLKPLRLAERDGDTVYAVVTGSALNNDGAAKLGYSAPSVSGQREVIRTALRRSGRSGADLGYVEAHGTGTRLGDPVEVSALRQALDLPDSASCALSSVKSQIGHLGAAAGVVGLVRAALAVHHGVIPPNVDFRRLNPEIGTDPAPFRIPTTAQPWPAGRPRVAAVSSFGIGGTNAHLVLEQYEAPAAARELSGADGLVPSEADRLVLSAGSEQALRTDARRIADHLAAAPRTYAQVLRHLRNGRPARTHRVAAVCPDAGTAVEWLRAVAGGTVDTEGAQGAAATAPDAGAGREPGPHPAPPPWDFPPPAFALTEYDFPRAVRQPARGDAPTPASDVTHGGAPDRMPEEAWLHQTEWARTRRAVPYTGAMSGRPVVVVTDGASTPVDWKALHSAHARVVHVTAGRAYGRLGADRYEVDPADPASLALLLQDIGRDAPDGLEWLHALPLGVEGPVGERSLEEARRVCLDQTAALCRAVANLPSGTRPRIWWLSHGAQPVTGEVTRPELGLLTAAVEVPRQELGLDTRWIDLPGAEPSDWAHLLPLVLADTAPTAAGAERRTALRRGYWWRPVARPVPRPLPHVSAGLVEGDGTHLVLGGTGGIGAALASWLLERTHGQVVLLARRPELPSALARWSDRVVLVAADLAEEPLDDLLERLAPHTGNLHGIVHAADSAAGSLLVRRDSEVMRGASRAKLRAALLTERLIARHRPRYAAYCSSLSARFGGVGQFDYAAANGVLDAFAHHEVDASPATVRLGVGWDVWRDAGMARDALGADARHQAHLRTGLSAAEGLRAFADAVELQLPHLLVATTPLEAARHFYEPQPQPQPQPGPEPRPQTAQAPAPAPAPAPAPAVDATEPPGSAELVEAARELLGTDTLDPAASLYDLGADSLTLLDLLSEVKRLYGVDLELSRLGHQVSVNDLLGHLERPVRTEGAGGTAGDPVTVETWQSGDDHDVLCVIHPVGGDIQAYRPLVSALDERTTVCLVPDPALLDPGLPHWSVTERADRYLAALRARFPAAEVRLRLAGWSFGALVAHSMAATAEAQGHPLEGLYLLDPPAPHAPPLPPGGPDGLDEEALRAVFRRELLGNGNNNGTQPMPSPATATATATATATATGHTYAERLAHCCRANISAMTGHTAPRVTRTPSALWLATEVAADLPLAPPVPSAAEEWTALLPRPARVHHLRATHYEIVTGRHVRHIARVIDADRPGGPSDGSRSGATSPPARPV encoded by the coding sequence ATGTCCAGCTCGTCCACGCCGGGCCCCCTGCTGGCCGAGGCCGTCCTCGACCGGGCGCGCCGCACCCCCGACGCCCCTGCCGTGGCCGACGGCGACCGCACCCTCAGCTACGCCGAGCTCGACCGCGCCTCCCTGCGCGTGGCCCGCGGCCTGCGGGCGGGCGGAGTCGGCGCGGGGCAGGCCGTCGCGGTCCGCCTGCCGCGGTCCTGGCAGCTGGTGTGCGTCATGCTCGGCATCCGCCGGGCCGGTGCCACCGTGGTGCCGCTCGACGCGCAGAGCCCCGCCGAGCGCCGCCGCCACATCCTCGACGACTCGTCGGCCGTCGCCCTCGTCCAGGACGGCACGGGTGGCGCAAGTGGCGCGGGCGGTACGGGCCGTACGGACAGCGCGCGTCCCGGATCCCGGCCGGATGCCGGTGCTTCCCCCGGCGCGGACCGGGTTCTCCCGCTGGACGTCGCCGATCTCCTCGGAGCCGATCCCCTCGGAGCCGATCCCCTCGCAACCGGCCTCCCGGACACGGACACGGCGCCCTTCGACGAGGCCACCCCCGCGACGGACGCCGCCACCTCGTTCCTCTTCTACACCTCGGGCACCACCGGCCGGCCCAAGGGCGTCGAGGTCAAGGACGCGGGCATCATGCGTCTGGCCGACCCCGGCTTCCTCTCCCCCGCCGTCGGCGCACGGTACGCGAGCGTCTCCAACCCGGCCTTCGACGCCCTGAGTTACGAGGTCTGGGTACCGCTGCTGACCGGCGGGACCTGTGTCGTCCTGAGCGACGAGCAGGTGCAGAGCCCCGACCTGTTCGCCGATGTCCTGCGGCGGGAGCGGATCGACGCCCTCTTCGTCACCACCGCCCTCTTCAACGCCGTCACCGACACCGCGCCGCACTGCTTCGACTCCGTCGGCCAGGTCCTGATCGGCGGCGAGCAGCTCAACGCCGCCCGCATCAAGCACTGGTACGCGGACAACCCCGGCAGCGCGACGCGCCTGGTCAACGTCTACGGGCCCACCGAGTCCGCCACCTTCGCCCTGTACCACCCCGTGCCCCGCGCCTTCGACGGCGACACCGTTCCCGTGGGGCGGCCCCTGCCCGGCACGGACGCGGTCCTCGTCGCCGACGGCTCGCGCGCCGCGGATGCCGACGAGGTCGGTGAACTCCACCTGTCCGGCGCCGGGCTGGCGGCGGGCTACCGCAACCTGCCCGAGGAGACGGCACGGCGCTTCGTGACCCTGCCGTGGCACGACGCGGGCCGCACCCTGTGGTACCGCACCGGCGACCTCGCACGCCACGACGCCACGGGACTCCTCACCTTCGTCGGGCGCGCGGACCGCCAGGTGAAGGTACGCGGTTTCCGCATCGAGCCCGGCGAGGTCGAGCAGCAGCTCGCCGCGCACCCCGCCGTCCGGCAGGCCCGCGTCTGCACCCGGCACGACGTGGACGGCGCCCATGAGCTGCTGGCCTACCTGGTGCTGGGGTCCGGCCTGGCGTACGACGCGTACGAGCGCCATCTGGCGGCCACCCTGCCCCCGTACATGCGCCCGCACCGCACCCATCTCGTGGACGCCCTGCCGCGCAACGCCAACGGCAAGGTCGACGACGCCGCGCTGCTCGGCTCCGCGGCACCGGCGTGGCGCCCCTCGCCGGGCACGGCCGTCGCGGTGACCGACGCGCAGCGCGAGGTGCTGGAGATGGCCGGGAGCGTCCTGGGGGTGTCCGGTCTGCGGCCCGACGACCGCTGGATCCCCCACGGCGGCGACTCCCTGAAGGCGCTGCGGCTGCGCTTCCTCGTCCGGCGGCGCTGGAACGTCGAGGTGCCGCAGACCGTCGTGCTGCGGGAGGACTTCGCCACGCTGACGGAGGCCGTCACCTCCGGGGCCTCCCCCTCCGGGGCCTGCGGGCCGCAGCAGTCGCCGCCGCACCCGCCGGTGCCTGTTCCGAGCGGAGACCGTCTCGCACCGGCCACGTCCGAGCAGCAGCGCCTGTGGCTCCTGCACCAGAGCGATCCGCACAGTCGCGCGTACGACGTTCCGCTCGCCTTCCGCCTGGAGGGGACCGTCGACGAGGACGCCCTGCGTGCGGCGCTCGCCCGTCTGGTCGTCGAGCATCCCGCGCTGCGTACGGCCTTCCGGTCCACCCCGGAAGGGCTCGTCCAGCAGATCGGCGATCCCTTCGACCCGTGGGAGCCCGCCGGTGTCCTCGACGGCGAGGACTGGGAGCCGGCGGCGCGGCGGTTCTTCGCCGCCCCCTTCGACCTCGCCGCGGCGCGGATGCTCCGGGCGGGCCTGCTGCACACGGGCGGGGGCGCGGTCCTGCTGCTCCACCTGCACCACATCGCCGTCGACGGCTGGTCCCTGAACGTCCTCTTCCACGACCTGACGGTCTTCGCCGCACACACGGCCGACACGACCGACGTGAGCGGCGTGACCGACACGGCCGGCCCCGGACAGGAGGAGGGCTCCCGCCGGACGCCGGTCGACTTCGCCCGGTGGCAACGGCGCTGGCACGCCGAGCCGTCCTACCAGGAACAGCGGTCGGCGCTGCACCGCCACTACGCGGCCCTGGACCCGTCCCCCACCCGCACCGCCGCGACGGAGACCGCCACCGCCACCGGGACCGCCGACGTCGCCGACTCCGGGGCGCGGTTGCTGACCGCGTCCCTCGACGCCGACCGGCGCGACCGTCTCGACCGACTGGGCGCGGAGCTCGGGCTCACCCGCTTCCAGCTCCTGCTGGCCGCGTTCTCCCTGACCCTGTACGGCGTGACGGGCCAGACCCGTCCCCTCGTCGCCAGCCCCGTGTCGGGCCGGCCGGTCGACGAATTCGCCTCCACCGTGGGCATGTTCGCCAACACCGTGCTGCTTCCGCTGCGGATCGAGCCGGACGTCGGGGTACGCAGGCAGCTCGGCCGGCAGGCCTCCGAGGTCCAGCGGATCCTGGACCGGCAGGACGTGACGCTCACCGACGTGCTGACCGATCACGACTTCGGCGGCGCCCCGCTCTTCGACTTCATGTTCGTCCTGGAGAACACCGACTTCGGCGCGCTCTCGCTGCCGGGGTGCCGGGTGCGTCCCCTCTGGCCGCGACCCGCCGGCACCAAGTGCGCGCTCACGCTCTCCGTCGTCGAGCGGGACACCGGCTTCGACTGCCTGTGGGAGTACGCGGCGGGACGGTTCGACGCCGAGCTGGTGGCATCGGCACACCAGCTCTTCCAGCGGGCGGTCGACCTGCTCACCACCGGCGCCGGGAGCGGCGACGGCGAGAACGGCGACGGCAGGAACGGCGAGGACGGGTCCACACCGGCGGCCCTGGTGGCGCCCTACCGGCGTACGCTCCCCGACCCGGGACGCGGTTCGCCGAGCGCCCCCGCGTACACCACCGTGGCGGAGGGCTTCGCGCGGCAGGTACGCCGAACCCCGCACGCACCGGCCCTGACCACGGGCGACCGCACCCTCACCTATGCGCAACTGGACGACCGGGCAAGGGCGTTGGCGGCCGAGCTGTCGGCCCGGCATCCGGTGCCGTCCGATCCGGCCGCGCCTGCCCGTGTCGCCCTGCACCTGCCGCCGTCGGCCGAGCACGTGGTGGCCCTCCTCGCCGCCGCGCAGCTCAACCTCACCGTCGTACCGCTGGATCCCGCCTACCCGCCGGCCCTGCTGCGCCGCGTCCTGGGCGACGCGGCCCCCCTGTGCGTCCTGACCGCACCCGGCACGGCGGCGGACGTGGACGCGATCGCGCCACCGGAGCTGCCCCGCCACGTCATCGACCTGACCGCCACCGCGACGGCGGCCCCGCCGCCACCGCCCCACGCGGGGCTGAGGCCGCTCTACACGCTGTTCACCTCGGGCTCGACCGGCACGCCCAAGGGTGTCGACGTACCGGACCTCACCCTGTGCAACCTGCTGGACTGGCAGACCGGGGAAGGCGGTCTCGGCGGGGCCGCGGTCACCCAGCAGTTCTCCATGCTGTCCTTCGACGTCTCCTTCCAGGAGATCTTCGGCACGCTGTGCTCGGGCGGCCACCTGCGCCTCGTGCGCCCCGACTGGCGGCAGGACCTGCCCGCCCTGCTCGACCAGCTGGAGGACGCGGGCATCGAGCGGCTCTTCCTGCCCTTCGTCGCGCTGCAGCTGCTGGCCGAACACGCCGTCCATCTGGGTCGTTTCCCCTCGCGGCTGCGTGAGGTGGTGACCGCCGGCGAGCAGCTCGTGTGCACCGACGCGATCCGCCGCTGGTTCGCCGGACTCACGGACGCGCGGTTGTTCAACCACTACGGACCCACCGAGACGCACGTCGTCAGCGGCCTGTGCCTCGACGGCGACCCGATGCGGTGGCCGACCCGCCCGGCCATCGGCCGGCCGGTGGCCGGGGCGGTCCTGCGGGTGGTCGACGACAGCGGCGCACCGCTTCCGCCGGGAGCCGTCGGTCACCTGCTGATCGGCGGCCCGATGGCCGCGCCGTGCTACCTGAACGACACCGGGCTCAACCGCACCCGGTTCACCGAACTGCCCGACGGACAGGGGACGTTCTACCGCAGCGGCGACCTCGCGCACTTCGACGCCGGAGGGCTGCTGCACTACGACGGCCGGGACGACGACCAGATCAAGATCAGCGGTCACCGGCTGGAACTGGGCCAGCTGGAGGCCGCCCTCCTGGGCCATCCCGCGGTCGTCGGTGCCCTGGTGGCCCGCGACGGCGACTCCCTCGTCGCGCTCCTGCAGTGCCGCGGCGACGATCCGGACCTGCGGGACCTCACCGTCCACCTGGCCGGGCAGCTGCCGCCCCACGCCCGGATACGCTCCTTCCGCCGGGTGGAGGCGCTGCCGCGCACCCCCAGCGGCAAGCTCGACCGCCGTGCCGTGACCACCCAGGGCCGTGAGCTGCGGGGCCCCGGCGGCACCGAACCCGCCGCGTCCGCGCAGGAGACCCGGCTGTGCGAACTGTTCGCCGCCGTCACCGGCAAGCGGGTACTGCCGGACCAGCGGTTCTCCGACGCGGGCGCCGGCAGCCTGGACCTGATGCGCTTCCAGCTGCGCTGCGGGGTCGAACTGGGCCTGTCCTTCACGGTGGCGGACCTCTTCGAGCACGTCACCGTACGCAGCCTGAGCACGTTCCTCGGCTCGTCGAGCGGCCCGGCGCAGGTCGCGGCGCAGAGTCCGGGCGGGCGGGAAACCGCGGCGGACGAGCCGGTCGCCGTGATCGGAATGGCCGTACGGCTGCCGGGCGCCCCCGACCTGGCGTCGTTCTGGCGGATGGTCGAGACGGGCGGGCGGGGCATCGAGCACTTCCCGGCGCCGGAGGGCCGCGTCGGTGCCCGCAGCCAGCTGGACGGCCCCCTCTCCTTCGACCCCGGCCACTTCGGCATCAGCCCGCAGGAGGCACGGCTGATGGACCCGCAGCAGCGGCATCTGCTGATGAGCTGTGTCGAGGCGCTCGCCCACGCCGGCATCGCCGACCCGGCCGGCGGGCGCGTCGGCCTGATAGCGGGCTGCGGCGAGAACACCTACTTCCAGTCCATGCTGCGGGAGGCCGATCCCGCCGCCCTCCCGGACGGCTTCCGCCTGGCCCTGCACCACGACAAGGACTTCCTCGCCACGAAGGCGGCGTACCACCTGGGCCTGACCGGTCCGGCCTTCACCGTCCAGGCCGCCTGCGCCAGCTCCCTCGTGGGGGTGCACGTCGCGGCCGGCCTGCTGCGGCAGGGCGAGGCCGACGTGATGCTGGCCGGCGGAGTGCTGGTCGACACCCTGCTGACGGACGGGTACACCTACCGGCCGCAGCACATCTTCTCCCCCGACGGCCACTGCCGGCCCTTCAGCGACGACGCCGCGGGCACCGTCGGGGCGAGCGGTGTCGGCGTGGTGGTGCTCAAGCCGCTGCGCCTCGCCGAACGCGACGGCGACACCGTCTACGCGGTCGTCACCGGGTCCGCCCTCAACAACGACGGGGCGGCGAAGCTCGGTTACAGCGCGCCCTCCGTGTCCGGCCAGCGGGAGGTCATCCGGACCGCGCTGCGCCGCAGCGGCCGCAGCGGCGCCGACCTCGGGTACGTCGAGGCGCACGGCACCGGTACCCGGCTCGGTGATCCGGTGGAGGTCAGCGCCCTGCGCCAGGCGCTCGACCTGCCCGACTCCGCCTCGTGCGCACTGTCCTCCGTGAAGAGCCAGATCGGTCATTTGGGCGCGGCCGCGGGCGTCGTCGGCCTCGTACGGGCGGCCCTCGCCGTCCACCACGGGGTGATCCCGCCGAACGTCGACTTCCGGCGCCTGAACCCGGAGATCGGCACCGACCCCGCCCCCTTCCGCATCCCGACCACCGCGCAGCCCTGGCCGGCCGGACGTCCGCGCGTCGCCGCCGTCAGCAGTTTCGGTATCGGCGGCACCAACGCCCACCTGGTCCTGGAGCAGTACGAGGCTCCCGCGGCGGCACGAGAGTTGTCGGGCGCGGACGGCCTGGTTCCGTCGGAGGCGGATCGTCTGGTGCTGTCCGCGGGCAGCGAGCAGGCCCTGCGTACGGATGCCCGGCGCATCGCCGATCACCTGGCCGCCGCGCCGCGGACGTACGCGCAGGTCCTGCGCCATCTGCGAAACGGCCGTCCCGCCCGGACGCACCGCGTCGCGGCCGTCTGCCCGGACGCCGGAACGGCCGTGGAGTGGCTGCGCGCGGTGGCCGGGGGGACGGTGGACACCGAGGGTGCGCAGGGCGCCGCGGCCACCGCTCCCGATGCGGGTGCCGGCCGGGAGCCGGGTCCGCACCCGGCTCCCCCGCCGTGGGACTTCCCGCCGCCCGCCTTCGCCCTCACGGAGTACGACTTCCCCCGCGCCGTCCGGCAGCCCGCGCGGGGCGACGCACCGACGCCGGCGAGCGACGTCACCCACGGCGGGGCGCCGGACAGGATGCCCGAGGAGGCATGGCTGCACCAGACCGAGTGGGCCCGGACGCGACGGGCCGTCCCGTACACCGGGGCCATGTCCGGGCGCCCGGTCGTCGTCGTCACCGACGGCGCCTCGACCCCGGTCGACTGGAAGGCCCTGCACTCCGCCCACGCCCGCGTCGTCCACGTCACGGCCGGGCGCGCGTACGGCCGGCTCGGCGCCGACCGGTACGAGGTCGACCCCGCCGACCCCGCCTCGCTGGCCCTCCTGCTCCAGGACATCGGGCGTGACGCGCCGGACGGACTCGAGTGGCTGCACGCGCTGCCCCTCGGCGTCGAGGGACCGGTCGGCGAACGGTCACTGGAGGAGGCTCGGCGCGTCTGCCTCGACCAGACCGCCGCCCTGTGCCGGGCGGTGGCGAACCTGCCGTCCGGCACCCGCCCGCGCATCTGGTGGCTGTCCCACGGAGCGCAGCCCGTGACGGGCGAGGTGACGCGCCCCGAACTGGGCCTGCTGACCGCGGCGGTGGAGGTGCCGCGCCAGGAACTCGGCCTGGACACCCGCTGGATCGACCTGCCCGGTGCCGAACCGTCCGACTGGGCCCACCTGTTGCCGCTCGTCCTCGCCGACACCGCTCCCACGGCCGCCGGTGCGGAGCGTCGCACCGCGCTGCGCCGGGGTTACTGGTGGCGGCCGGTGGCCCGGCCCGTGCCGCGTCCGCTCCCGCACGTGTCCGCCGGGCTCGTGGAGGGTGACGGCACGCATCTCGTCCTCGGCGGTACCGGCGGGATCGGTGCCGCCCTGGCTTCCTGGCTGCTCGAACGCACACACGGGCAGGTCGTGCTGCTCGCCCGGCGTCCTGAACTGCCGTCCGCCCTGGCCCGCTGGTCCGACCGCGTCGTCCTCGTGGCGGCCGACCTCGCCGAGGAGCCGCTCGACGACCTCCTGGAACGCCTCGCGCCGCACACCGGCAACCTGCACGGCATCGTGCACGCGGCGGACAGCGCGGCCGGCTCGCTCCTGGTGCGCCGCGACAGCGAGGTCATGCGCGGCGCGAGCCGGGCGAAGCTGCGCGCCGCCCTGCTCACCGAGCGGCTGATCGCGCGGCACCGGCCGCGCTACGCCGCCTACTGCTCGTCCCTGTCGGCGCGCTTCGGCGGGGTCGGCCAGTTCGACTACGCGGCGGCGAACGGGGTGCTCGACGCCTTCGCCCACCACGAGGTGGACGCCTCCCCGGCGACCGTACGGCTGGGCGTCGGCTGGGACGTGTGGCGGGACGCCGGCATGGCGCGCGACGCCCTCGGTGCCGACGCACGCCACCAGGCGCACCTGCGGACGGGGCTGTCGGCCGCCGAGGGCCTGCGCGCCTTCGCCGACGCCGTGGAACTCCAGCTGCCCCACCTGCTCGTCGCCACCACCCCGCTGGAGGCCGCCCGCCACTTCTACGAGCCGCAACCGCAGCCGCAGCCGCAGCCGGGACCCGAGCCCCGGCCACAGACCGCGCAAGCACCGGCACCGGCACCGGCACCGGCACCGGCACCGGCGGTCGACGCAACGGAGCCGCCCGGTTCCGCCGAACTGGTCGAGGCCGCCCGGGAGTTGCTGGGTACGGACACCCTGGATCCGGCGGCGTCCCTGTACGACCTGGGCGCGGACTCCCTCACCCTGCTGGACCTGCTCTCCGAGGTGAAGCGGCTGTACGGGGTCGACCTGGAGCTCTCCCGCCTCGGCCACCAGGTCAGCGTCAACGACCTGCTCGGCCACCTGGAGCGCCCCGTGCGGACCGAGGGGGCCGGGGGGACCGCCGGCGATCCGGTCACCGTCGAGACCTGGCAGAGCGGCGACGACCACGACGTGCTGTGCGTGATCCACCCGGTGGGCGGCGACATCCAGGCCTACCGGCCGCTGGTCTCCGCCCTGGACGAGCGCACCACGGTCTGCCTCGTCCCCGACCCCGCCCTGCTCGATCCCGGCCTTCCGCACTGGTCGGTCACCGAGCGGGCCGACCGCTACCTCGCCGCGCTGCGTGCCCGTTTCCCCGCGGCGGAGGTGCGCCTACGGCTCGCGGGCTGGTCGTTCGGCGCGCTCGTCGCCCACTCCATGGCCGCGACCGCCGAGGCGCAGGGCCACCCGCTGGAAGGGCTGTACCTCCTGGACCCGCCCGCGCCGCACGCCCCGCCGCTGCCGCCGGGTGGCCCCGACGGCCTGGACGAGGAGGCCCTGCGCGCCGTCTTCCGGCGCGAACTGCTCGGCAACGGCAACAACAACGGCACCCAGCCGATGCCGTCACCGGCAACAGCAACAGCAACAGCAACAGCAACAGCAACAGCAACAGGGCACACCTACGCCGAGCGGCTCGCGCACTGCTGCCGGGCCAACATCTCCGCGATGACCGGACACACCGCGCCCCGCGTGACACGTACGCCCAGTGCCCTGTGGCTGGCCACCGAGGTCGCGGCCGACCTGCCGCTCGCCCCGCCCGTCCCGTCCGCGGCCGAGGAGTGGACGGCGCTCCTCCCCCGTCCCGCCCGTGTGCACCACCTGCGGGCCACGCACTACGAGATCGTCACCGGCCGGCACGTCCGGCACATCGCCCGGGTGATCGACGCCGACCGGCCCGGCGGCCCCTCCGACGGCAGCCGCTCCGGCGCGACGTCCCCTCCCGCACGTCCCGTCTGA